The genomic window CTGCTTTCCGCGGTCTCCCGGGTCTCCGGCAGAGAGCTCTTTCTCGCGGACAAGGTTGCGGGAGACTATGCCGGGCTCGATGTGCAGATCGTGAGCGGCCGGGGAGCGGGACAGGTGCGCACCGTCGTCCAGGCGCAAGGGGATCATCTCACGGTCGATCGCGACTGGGAGGTCGCTCCGGACGCAACGAGCCAAGTCTTGCTCCACCAAGTGCAGGGCAATGGGATCTTCTTCGGGAACGAGGCGGAGGATCCAAACGGTCTCTTCGTCGGAGAGGGCGATCTCTACGACTCGGTCTTCGACGCGAACACGGTCCGCCGGAGCTTGGGCATCTGGGAAAGCTCGGGGACCTTTCTCCAGTTTTTGGAAAATGTCCTCGACATCGCTGTCCGCTATGGGGAGCCAGCCCCCGGAGCACCTTCTCTGCCCGATCACGGAATCCTCGGCGTGCTGGCGGGAGGGGAGATCGGAGAGCGCTTCTCGAGCCCCTTCGAGCTGCTCCGGGGCGTAGTCTTTCGCCGCAATCGCCTCGCCTTCGGCCACCGCATCCGGGTGGGATCGAGGCCAGGGGCGAGCGGGAGCGCCGCCGTCGTAGCTCGGGACCTGGTGATCGACCACAACTGGTTCGAGCACGGGACGGTAGGAATCGAGCTCGAGCGCGGAGTCCGGCAGGCGGTGATCTCCCGAAACCTCTTCTTCGATGTCGCGGTGCCCCAGCAGGTGAACCAGGCGACCGAGGTAGAGGTGATTCCGGGGCCGTAGCCGCCAGTTTTGGCTTCGCATGCACAACGGATTCCGGCACACTGGGCCTCCGAAACGGGCGATATGGCGTCGGGCGCGGTCCACGGAACTCCTCTCCTCCTGTTGCGAGGTGAGGGGCTCGCCGTGGCGCTGGCCTCCGGGGTTGCTTTCGGCTCTCTCGGGCAGTCCTGGCTCCTGTTTGCCGGGCTCTTTCTCCTGCCGGATCTTTCCCTGCTCGCTTACCTTGCAGGCTCGCGCCTTGGAGCGGCGGCGTATGATGCTCTCCACACCTATCTTGCCCCGATCCTTCTTTTCGGCGCGGGAGCCGCTTTGGGAGCGCCGACCGGGATGGCGATCGCGCTAATCTGGAGCGCCCATATCGGTTTCGACCGCGCGCTAGGCTTCGGCTTGAAGTATGGGGACGGCTTCGGCTCCACCCACCTGGGGACTCTCGGGCGCCCTCAGAAAGGCTAGCCGTTTCTCACAGCTCCTGGAAGGTTGGCCGGATCAGGATCTCGTTGACGTTGACGTGCGGAGGCTGCGTCACGGCGTAGACGATCGCTCTGGCGATGTCCTCGGCTTGGAGCGCGCGGCCTTCCTGGAAGTACCGCTGGATCCCTTGCAGGGCCTCCGGATCGCGGATGGTCTCGAGCAGCTCGGTGATCACCGCTCCGGGCTCGATGATGGTGACACGGATGTTGTCGGATGGGGAGAGCTCCATCCGCAGCCCCTCGGAGAGGGCACGGACGGCGTACTTGGTCGCGCAATAGACGGCACTTCCCGGAAAGACCTTTCTTCCTGCGACCGAGGAGAGGGTGATGATATGACCGCTCTTCTGCTCGAGGAAGAGCGGTAAGACCGCGGCGATGCTGTGGAGAACGCCTTTGACGTTGACGTCGACCGTGGCCATCCACTCCGCCACCCGGAGGTTGCGCAAAAGGGAGAGCGGCATGATGCCGGCATTGGCGACCAGGATGTCGACGCTGCCGAACTGCTTGCGGCTGGTCTCGACGACCTCTTCCACGTCTCGCGCTTCCCGGACGTCGCAGCGGAGGGGGAGGGCGCTTCCCCCTTCCTCCGCGATCTGGCGGGCGAGCGCTTCGACGCGGTCGAGGCGGCGGGCGGTCACTACGACGCTGGCGCCCGCGCGAGCAAGGGCGAGCGCGGTCGCCCGGCCGATGCCGCTCGAGGCTCCGGTAACGATGGCGGTCTTGCGGGAGAGAGGCTGCATCGCGGCTCCTTTTGAGCAGAAGCGTAGCAAACCCAGATCGGGAAGGTCGAGCGGCCGCTTTCTTCTCCTTTTTGCCATCGAAATTGACTCCGGCGCGCGGTAGGCTTTCGCGGCAACCATGCGGACGACCCCCTTTGCCGGTATCGCCTTCCGTCTGGCGTTCTGCTGCGTCGCGATCCTTTGGATCGGTGGCTGCGCCCGGGAAGAGACCTGTCCCGTAGTGACCGAGCAGGACAAGCGGCAGTTTGCCGAAGCCCTCCAGGCAAGGCCGCTGGTTCGAGTGACGGTGCTTTCGATGGTCCCGAGCCGCGTCTACCGATGCGGCGTCGCGGTGCGCTGGTCGACCTCGGTGAACATGATTGCCCTTTCAGCCGAGGGGAGGCCAACGACTACCTACTGCGGCAGCTTCGAGATGGCGGCCGACTTTCCCCGCAATTCCTTCGGGGAGATCGCCGTGGCTGCGTCTCTTCCCGCCTACTGGTCGGACACGGTGCGGGACATTCAGGGCTACGCCTTGATGAGCCGCCGGCCCTCGGGCGCTCCCCGGTAGCAAGGTCGACCTGCCTTTTGACCGCGCCGCGATCGGCAGCAGGAAATGGCGGCTAGCCCCGGGCATCGGCACGCCGGAGGAGCCGCTTGGTCGCCTCCCACTCTTCGCCGGGATCGAGCGGGTGGAGGAAATGGCTCTTTCCGGAACGGAGAACGGCGATCGGCTCGCCGTCGCGGTAGAGCAGGCGGTTGCCGGCAAGGACGGGCAATCGCTCGCCGGGGGTGAGGATGCCGATCAGGTTGGCGGGATCGGCGCCGCAGACCGAGACCCAGCCGCCGGTCTTGGGTTGGTCCCGGATCTTCCGGAGAGAGGCGGCCGCGTCCGGGAGCGCGAACTGCTCCCCAGAGAAGCCCGCGACGAAGCGGCCACCGCGGATCTCTTCCCGTGCTTCGAGCCGGCGATAGATGCTGAGAAGCTGCCACCAAGGGGGAAGGAGCTCTTCTCGGTCGAGCAGCCGGCGAAAGACGACGCCGTAGCGCCGCAGCAGGACGCGGGCGACCGCCTCCGCCCGCTCCTCATCTCCGAGAGGGGAGATCGGTGGAGTCAGCGACCAGCGTCCCGCAGGCACGTCGTGGTCCTTGCACCGCTCCCGCACGGGCAGGAAGAGGCGAAGCCCGGAAAAGCCGTCGGAGTGGACGAGCCCGCTCCCTGCCAGCTCCGCCAGGGCCTCAATCGCTTCTCCCCGGAGGAGGCCGCAGCCATCCTGGATGTCGGATCGGAAGGAGGGGCCGTGGGTCTGGAGATAGGTGAAGACCACCGCCGCGCGGTGGCGGAGCTGGCCGGATGCGGAGAGAGCCCCGTTCTGCCAGACCGGGAGCCTGCCTCTGGGCAGGAGGACGACCGGGGAAGAGGCCACCAGGCGCGCCCTCCGGCCCTCCTCTTGCGCAGGGCGCAGCCGGTGCCAGAAGAAACGGCCGTCCAGGCAGAGTCGTTCGAGCCAAGACGGGTCGTAGCCCTCGATCCGGGCCGGAAGAATCTCCTGCTCCCAGGTTTCCGCCGGCGCGGAAACTCCCTCCAGGAGCGGAAGGATTGCGGAGAGGCTCTCGGGGCCCGCCGCCCGCTCCTCCGGAGCGAGCCTCTGCCACGCCAAGAGGAAGCGGAGGAAGTCCGAGGCGGAGGCCGGGCGGACCGAGCGGCGGAGGCTCTCTTGGCCGTAGCGATGGATGCGGGCGAGCAGCCCGCGCACGCACCACTGCTCCTCGGCTTCTCCGCCGAGCCATCGGCCGCGGAAGAGAAATCCCTCCGCCTCGAGCGTCAAGAGGGTGGGGAGCAGCCGTTCGGCTGGAAGCCCGAGCGGACGGCCCAGAGCCGTGGCGCAAATCGGCCCGAGCCCCTGGAGGCGAGCGCGGAGGAGCTCGCGGAGGGCGATCTCCGGCTCCAAAGGCTCGGAGCTGGGTGGGAAGTCCTCCCTTCCGAAAAGGATCTTCCCGTTCGGGAAGAGGCCTCTCCAGTGGGCGAGCCACGCGGGAGAGCTCCAGAGGGGATCGCTCGAACCGGGCTGTGGGCAGAAGGCCAAGGCCCGTCCGGCCTGCGCCAGCTGCTCCAGGAGCTCTTCCCAGGGCCGTGCCGGTCTCTCCCAGGAGAGCCCGAATGGCTCCGGCCGTCCCTCCCGGGCTTCCCGGGAGGTGAGGAATCCGAGCAGCAGGAGCGCGTCTTCCATCTGATCCGGATCCTCCGGGTCGGGCCAGGCTTCTTCTTGGACCCTCCCCACCGCTTCCGGATCGGCGCGGGAGAGCTCCCGGAGATCGGCGGGCGGGCGGTATCCGGAGTAGGCGACCGCACGGGCCCGGCGCTCTTCGGCCGGAGCGGGGTCGAGAAAGGAGTAGGGGCGTGCGGCCAGGATCGCGCGAGCGGCTGGGGAGGGCTCGCGGAGGTCGCATCCCTGGGAGGCGATTTCGCCGGCGCGGAGCTTGCCGAGGATCTCCTCCAGGCCATCCACGTCCATCCCCTCCGAGAGGCAGTCGCGGAGGGTCTGCTCGACCAGAGGATGATCGGGGCATTCACGGTCGCCGCTGAGGTTCTCGAGGCAGGCGACCGCATCGGGGAAGATTGCACCGAGCAGCTCCTCGGCTTCCATCCGCTGGAGAAGGGGAGGGATCTTGCTCCCGCCGCGCCGCCGCGGGATCGCGAGCGCGATCGAGGCGGTCCAGCGCCAGCGGACCGTGAACATCGGGCTCGCCAGGAGCGCCTGGATCAGGACCGAGCGGACCGATTCCGGATGCAAAAAGGAGAGAATCTCCTCGAGCGGAAAGCTGTGCGCATGAGTGAGCGAGAGAAGGATCGCATCCTCGGTCGCCGCCGCCTGCAGCTCGAAGTTGAACTTCCGGCAGAAGCGCTTGCGCAGCGCAAGCCCCCAGGCGCGATTGACGCGGCTTCCGAAGGGAGCATGGATCACGAGCTGGGTCCCGCCGGAGGGGTCAAAGAAGCGTTCGATCCCGATCTGCCCCGGATGGGGGACGAAGCCGAGGGCGGCCCGGGTTGCCGCCAGATAGGAGGAGAGCTCGCGGGCGGCGCGCCCGGAGAGCTCGATCCAGCCTTCGAGCTTCTGGGCGATGTGCGCCTCGGTGTCCGGGAGCCCGCGCCCTTCGGCTTCCGCAAGCCATTGGTCGACACGGCGGCGGACCCGGCCCGCGCACGCGGAAAGCTCGCGGCTGCGGCCCGGAAGCTCCCCGAGCCAGAACGGGATGGTGGGAGCCTCCCCGTGCGCATCCTCGACGCGGACGACCCCCCGCTCGATCTTGCGGAGCCGCCAGGAGGTATTCCCCAAGGCAAAGACATCCCCCGGAAGGCTCTCGACCGCAAAATCCTCGTTCACGGTCCCCAAGGCGATCCCTTCGGGTTCGGCGACCACGGTGTATTCCCCGTTGTCGGGAATCGCCCCACCGTTGAGCAGCGCGGCGAGCCGGGCGCCCTTGCGGGGAAGAACCCGGTTCTGCGCGCGGTCGCGGAAGAGAAGGGCGTGGCTCCGCTCCCGCCTCGGGGAATAGCCCTCGGAGAGCATCTGCATGAGCCGGAGGAACTCCTCGCGGCGGAGCCGGCGATAGGGGTAGGCCCGTCGGACCATCTGGAAGAGGGCCTCCTCGTCTCGAGGCCCGGTCGCCACCTCGGCGACGATCTGTTGGGACAGCACGTCGAGCGGCGCTTCGGGGATGACGAGCCGATCGAGGATCCCCTCCCGGACCGCCAGCAGGAGCCCCGCGCATTCGACCAGCTCGTCCTGGCTGAGCGGAAAGAGCCTCCCCTCGGGGATCGCTTCTCCCAGGCGGTGGCCCGATCGGCCGACCCGCTGCAGAAGGGAGGCGATCGAGCGGGGCGAGCCGAGCTGGCAGACGAGGTCGACCTCGCCGATATCGATGCCGAGCTCCAGGGAGGAGGTCGCGACGAGGACCGGAAGCCGGCCACTCTTGAGCCGCTGCTCGGCCGCGAGCCGGCGGTCGCGGCTCAGGCTCCCGTGGTGCGCGGCCACGGCCTCTTCCCCGAGGCGTCCGGTCAGATGGTGGGCGACGCGCTCGGCGAGGCGGCGGCTGTGGACGAAGACGAGGGTCGTCCGATGGGAGCGGACGAGCTCGGCCACGCGGTCGTAGATTCCTTCCCACGCCTCGGTGGAGAGTACCGGCTCCAAGGGGGAGGGGGGCAGCTCGATCGCGAGCTCGATCTTCCGTTGGGAGCCCAGATCGACGATCGCGCAGGGAGCCGCCCCGCCCTCGGCGACTCCGGTCAGGAAGCGGGCAAGCTCCCGGATCGGCCGCTGGGTTGCCGAAAGCCCGATGCGCTGGAAGGGAGAGCGGGTCAATCCGGAAAGGCGCTCGAGGGAAAGGGAAAGGTGCGCTCCCCGTTTTCCGGAGGCGATGGCGTGGATCTCATCGAGGATGACGACCTGCACGGAGGAGAGGAGGCTGCGCCCGCCGGTGCTCCCGAGGAGCAGGTAGAGCGATTCCGGGGTTGTGACCAGGAGATGCGGGGGATGGCGGATCATCCGGGCGCGCTCCGAGGCCGGGGTGTCCCCGGTGCGGACGGCGATGCGGATTTCCGGGGAGGGGAGAGCTTGAGCGGCGAGCTCCCGGCCGATGCCGGCGAGCGGCTCCAGGAGGTTCCGGTGAATGTCGGAGGAGAGAGCGCGGAGCGGGGAGACGTAGAGGACCGAGATCTCCTCGAGGAGCTTCCCCGACTGGCCGCGGCGGACGAGCTCGTCGATCGCTCCGAGGAAGGCGGCCAGGGTCTTGCCCGAGCCCGTTGGCGAGGAGAGGAGAACCGGCTTCCCGCTCTGGATGAGGGGCCAGGCGGCCCGCTGGACCGGGGTAGGGGCCCCCAGGGTCTTGGCAAACCAGTCTCGGACGGCGGGGTGAAAGTTCAAGATCCTTTCCAAGAAGGATGGGCGGATGGCGGCTTGCCGCAAGCTCGGAGAAGCGTCGACCCGGCTCGTCGGGCTCCCTCTCTTTCGGAAAAGCGAACGCGGCGTCGCTCAACGGTTGCCAACCGGAAAATCATCTATGGACATCAATCAACTCATATGGGATTTGTTTTCCATGAAGCTGAGTGTCTGGGCGAGACAGCAGGGCCTTTGCTACAAGACGGCTTGGCGGATGTGGAAGGACGGGAAGCTGCCCGTGCCGGCCGAGCAGCTGCCGACCGGGACGGTGATCGTGCATGCGGAGGAGAGGCAGCCCAGCAGCGTGGCCCTCTACGCCCGCGTCTCCAGCGCCGACCAGAAGGGGGATCTGGACCGGCAGTTGGCGCGGCTGACGGAGTTCGCCCTTGCCAGGCGGTTATCGATCGTCGAGGCCGTCAAGGAGGTGGGCTCGGGAATGGATGGCCAGCGCAAGGGGCTCTTGCGGCTTTTGCGCGATCCCAAGATCGGCACCATTCTCGTCGAGCACCGGGACCGGTTGATGCGCTTGGGATTCGAGCAGGTCGAGGCGGCCTTGGCCGCGCAGGGTCGATCGGTGCTGGTTGTCGATTCGGAGGAGAGGACCGACGACAAGGTCCGCGATCTAGAGGAGGTCATCCTCTCCCTGGGTGAGAGGCTCTACGGCAAGAGCGCCGCCAACGACCGGATGAAGAAGGCATTGGGAGCTCTCATAAGCAAAGCCAATCTCCCGCCTGCACCCGCCGGATGCGCTTGAGGCGGGCGCCAGGGTCGGCCGCGGCTCTCCGAAAGACCGTTCCTCTCCCGCTTCGGCGGAGAGATCGGGGAACGGAACCGACCAACGGGACGCGAGGTCGATTGGGCGAGGTATCCCTGGGGGCTGATCTGGTCTTGGGCAAGGGCGATCGAAGGCAGGTGGTGCTGGGTTGCGAAGAGGGAGTGGAGTCCAGGATCGGTCTCGTCTGGGGCGGCGGCCAGGAAGTGCTCCTTGGGCAGGAGACCGCTGTGGTCGCACCCGGCAAACACCAGCACGCGGCCATGCGCGACATAGGGAGCGGCCGTGGCGCTGATTGACTCGTTGCGCCTGGTCATTCCCTCCGGACTGTACGCATAGACCAGGAGCTCTTCTCGGGTGGGACTCTGGGTGATGAGCTAGCGCAACTCTCTGTCCCTGGCACCGGTTGCCTCAAGAACCGTGGCCTCGTCGCCCGTGGCGCCTAATGGCGCACTGCCTTTTGCAATTCCGGATGGTCGGCATCGAACTGGGCATTGATCGCATCGATCCCTTTCATCATCCGATCGTCCTTG from Methylacidimicrobium sp. B4 includes these protein-coding regions:
- a CDS encoding DUF4260 family protein — translated: MASGAVHGTPLLLLRGEGLAVALASGVAFGSLGQSWLLFAGLFLLPDLSLLAYLAGSRLGAAAYDALHTYLAPILLFGAGAALGAPTGMAIALIWSAHIGFDRALGFGLKYGDGFGSTHLGTLGRPQKG
- a CDS encoding SDR family oxidoreductase, with the translated sequence MQPLSRKTAIVTGASSGIGRATALALARAGASVVVTARRLDRVEALARQIAEEGGSALPLRCDVREARDVEEVVETSRKQFGSVDILVANAGIMPLSLLRNLRVAEWMATVDVNVKGVLHSIAAVLPLFLEQKSGHIITLSSVAGRKVFPGSAVYCATKYAVRALSEGLRMELSPSDNIRVTIIEPGAVITELLETIRDPEALQGIQRYFQEGRALQAEDIARAIVYAVTQPPHVNVNEILIRPTFQEL
- a CDS encoding DEAD/DEAH box helicase, with amino-acid sequence MNFHPAVRDWFAKTLGAPTPVQRAAWPLIQSGKPVLLSSPTGSGKTLAAFLGAIDELVRRGQSGKLLEEISVLYVSPLRALSSDIHRNLLEPLAGIGRELAAQALPSPEIRIAVRTGDTPASERARMIRHPPHLLVTTPESLYLLLGSTGGRSLLSSVQVVILDEIHAIASGKRGAHLSLSLERLSGLTRSPFQRIGLSATQRPIRELARFLTGVAEGGAAPCAIVDLGSQRKIELAIELPPSPLEPVLSTEAWEGIYDRVAELVRSHRTTLVFVHSRRLAERVAHHLTGRLGEEAVAAHHGSLSRDRRLAAEQRLKSGRLPVLVATSSLELGIDIGEVDLVCQLGSPRSIASLLQRVGRSGHRLGEAIPEGRLFPLSQDELVECAGLLLAVREGILDRLVIPEAPLDVLSQQIVAEVATGPRDEEALFQMVRRAYPYRRLRREEFLRLMQMLSEGYSPRRERSHALLFRDRAQNRVLPRKGARLAALLNGGAIPDNGEYTVVAEPEGIALGTVNEDFAVESLPGDVFALGNTSWRLRKIERGVVRVEDAHGEAPTIPFWLGELPGRSRELSACAGRVRRRVDQWLAEAEGRGLPDTEAHIAQKLEGWIELSGRAARELSSYLAATRAALGFVPHPGQIGIERFFDPSGGTQLVIHAPFGSRVNRAWGLALRKRFCRKFNFELQAAATEDAILLSLTHAHSFPLEEILSFLHPESVRSVLIQALLASPMFTVRWRWTASIALAIPRRRGGSKIPPLLQRMEAEELLGAIFPDAVACLENLSGDRECPDHPLVEQTLRDCLSEGMDVDGLEEILGKLRAGEIASQGCDLREPSPAARAILAARPYSFLDPAPAEERRARAVAYSGYRPPADLRELSRADPEAVGRVQEEAWPDPEDPDQMEDALLLLGFLTSREAREGRPEPFGLSWERPARPWEELLEQLAQAGRALAFCPQPGSSDPLWSSPAWLAHWRGLFPNGKILFGREDFPPSSEPLEPEIALRELLRARLQGLGPICATALGRPLGLPAERLLPTLLTLEAEGFLFRGRWLGGEAEEQWCVRGLLARIHRYGQESLRRSVRPASASDFLRFLLAWQRLAPEERAAGPESLSAILPLLEGVSAPAETWEQEILPARIEGYDPSWLERLCLDGRFFWHRLRPAQEEGRRARLVASSPVVLLPRGRLPVWQNGALSASGQLRHRAAVVFTYLQTHGPSFRSDIQDGCGLLRGEAIEALAELAGSGLVHSDGFSGLRLFLPVRERCKDHDVPAGRWSLTPPISPLGDEERAEAVARVLLRRYGVVFRRLLDREELLPPWWQLLSIYRRLEAREEIRGGRFVAGFSGEQFALPDAAASLRKIRDQPKTGGWVSVCGADPANLIGILTPGERLPVLAGNRLLYRDGEPIAVLRSGKSHFLHPLDPGEEWEATKRLLRRADARG
- a CDS encoding IS607 family transposase; the encoded protein is MKLSVWARQQGLCYKTAWRMWKDGKLPVPAEQLPTGTVIVHAEERQPSSVALYARVSSADQKGDLDRQLARLTEFALARRLSIVEAVKEVGSGMDGQRKGLLRLLRDPKIGTILVEHRDRLMRLGFEQVEAALAAQGRSVLVVDSEERTDDKVRDLEEVILSLGERLYGKSAANDRMKKALGALISKANLPPAPAGCA